One genomic window of Nicotiana sylvestris chromosome 10, ASM39365v2, whole genome shotgun sequence includes the following:
- the LOC104249747 gene encoding protein NRT1/ PTR FAMILY 8.2-like: MDRSIDVDNLHDKSYAQPSFEGPMDMNKNDKKVTKTLVTNGCGDYEGKIADKRTTGGWKASPFIIVNEVAERLAFFAVAVSMVAYLVFEMHQSLPDAATHVNDWIGAAYVLTLLGAFLADAYFGRFLTIIIFSCIYFVGMILLTLSASIDSLRPPLCTARPCIPATKGQTAFLYGALYLIALGTGGIKPCVSTFGADQFDESDKKESQKKYAFFNWFFFAINMGALLGITLLVFVQQEKGWTWGFAVPTAAMFASIVILVAGFTKYRYQKPMGSAFTRFVQVIVVSIRNHFRGVVLAHESELYEIKTKESDIFGARQLPHTKQYRFLDKAAVVTDPEIITKNKWRLCTVTQVEEFKSFIRILPIWASTIALSISFAQLSTFFLTQANIMDRKIAPNFTIPAGSVPVFTALNGLILVPVYEKFIVPYLRSKTGHQRGITSLQRIGVGLFVSVFGLMSAALVERMRRENSNPTSLSIFWLFPQFFLVGTAEVFSYVGQLEFFYDEATDGTRSISSALFLSEIGIGSWLSSAIVKIVESATGGVEEGWLRNNLNKSKLDYFYWILTGINAVNFLVYLVIAWRYKGRNGERGTVRDESIVFELADSNDTGEFRGMAS, translated from the exons ATGGATAGAAGCATTGACGTTGACAATTTGCATGACAAATCTTATGCTCAACCATCTTTTGAAGGACCTATGGATATGAATAAGAATGACAAGAAG GTAACAAAAACTCTGGTAACCAATGGGTGCGGGGATTATGAAGGGAAAATTGCGGATAAACGAACCACTGGAGGATGGAAAGCTTCACCATTCATTATAG TGAACGAGGTGGCAGAGAGGTTGGCATTCTTTGCAGTGGCTGTAAGTATGGTGGCATATTTGGTGTTTGAGATGCATCAATCACTTCCAGATGCTGCAACTCATGTCAATGATTGGATTGGAGCTGCCTATGTTTTGACTCTACTTGGAGCTTTCCTTGCTGATGCTTACTTTGGTCGCTTCTTAACCATCATCATTTTCTCTTGTATCTACTTCGTG GGAATGATATTGCTAACACTATCGGCATCAATCGACAGCTTAAGACCACCTCTATGCACAGCGAGGCCATGCATTCCAGCAACAAAAGGCCAAACAGCTTTTCTATATGGAGCACTCTATCTTATAGCACTTGGAACAGGAGGCATTAAGCCATGTGTCTCAACATTTGGAGCTGATCAATTTGATGAATCTGACAAAAAAGAATCccaaaaaaaatatgcattctTTAATTGGTTCTTTTTTGCTATTAACATGGGTGCACTATTGGGAATAACTCTTTTGGTTTTTGTACAACAAGAAAAAGGTTGGACTTGGGGTTTTGCTGTTCCTACTGCAGCTATGTTTGCATCTATTGTTATCTTAGTTGCTGGCTTTACTAAATATCGTTATCAGAAACCTATGGGAAGTGCTTTCACTAGATTTGTTCAGGTTATTGTTGTTTCTATTAGAAATCATTTCAGAGGTGTGGTGCTGGCACATGAAAGTGAACTCTATGAGATCAAGACCAAAGAATCTGATATTTTTGGTGCACGACAGCTTCCTCATACTAAACAATACAG ATTTTTGGATAAAGCAGCAGTAGTTACGGACCCCGAAATCATTACCAAGAATAAATGGAGATTATGCACAGTGACACAAGTTGAAGAGTTCAAATCTTTTATCAGAATCCTTCCAATTTGGGCATCTACAATAGCTCTTTCCATTTCATTCGCTCAACTCTCCACTTTTTTCCTCACTCAAGCCAACATCATGGACAGAAAAATCGCCCCGAACTTCACCATCCCCGCCGGCTCTGTCCCCGTTTTCACGGCCCTCAACGGACTCATTCTCGTACCAGTATACGAGAAATTCATCGTCCCTTACCTCCGTTCCAAAACCGGACACCAACGCGGCATCACGTCTTTACAACGTATAGGGGTCGGCTTGTTCGTGTCCGTTTTTGGCCTAATGTCCGCTGCATTGGTTGAGAGAATGAGACGTGAGAACTCAAACCCTACAAGTTTGAGCATATTTTGGTTgtttcctcaattctttctcgtAGGTACAGCCGAGGTTTTTTCATACGTAGGACAATTGGAGTTTTTCTACGACGAAGCAACCGATGGTACGAGAAGTATAAGCAGTGCATTATTTTTAAGTGAGATAGGAATTGGGAGTTGGTTAAGTTCTGCCATAGTGAAAATTGTGGAAAGTGCCACGGGTGGTGTAGAGGAAGGGTGGCTTAGGAATAATCTTAACAAAAGCAAGCTTGATTATTTTTATTGGATATTAACAGGGATAAATGCAGTGAATTTCTTGGTATATTTAGTGATTGCATGGAGATACAAAGGAAGAAATGGTGAAAGAGGAACAGTTAGAGATGAGTCAATAGTGTTTGAACTGGCTGATAGTAATGATACTGGGGAATTTCGTGGTATGGCCTCTTGA